In a genomic window of Dyadobacter fermentans DSM 18053:
- a CDS encoding VOC family protein, whose amino-acid sequence MGELSTTQGITPFLWFDGQAEEAMNLYTRLFPDSKIKALKRWGEGGPFPADQVMMGTIEIKGLTLHMFDAGPEFKFNESVSLFVSCKDQEEIDHYWNTLTADGGEESQCGWLKDKFGLSWQIVPEVLGERLANGDPKRAGQMFQAVMGMRKLDIAELDRAYNQ is encoded by the coding sequence ATGGGCGAATTATCAACAACGCAAGGCATTACGCCGTTTCTGTGGTTCGACGGCCAGGCCGAGGAAGCCATGAACCTTTACACCCGGCTATTTCCGGACTCGAAGATCAAAGCATTGAAAAGATGGGGTGAAGGCGGTCCCTTCCCGGCCGACCAGGTGATGATGGGTACCATCGAAATCAAGGGCCTCACGCTCCATATGTTCGACGCCGGCCCGGAATTCAAGTTCAATGAGTCGGTTTCCCTGTTTGTTTCCTGCAAAGACCAGGAGGAAATTGACCATTACTGGAACACCCTTACCGCCGATGGCGGCGAGGAAAGCCAATGCGGCTGGTTGAAGGACAAGTTCGGATTGTCGTGGCAGATCGTGCCGGAGGTGCTCGGCGAGCGCTTAGCCAACGGCGATCCGAAACGGGCAGGACAGATGTTCCAGGCGGTAATGGGCATGCGAAAGCTCGACATTGCGGAGCTCGACCGCGCTTACAATCAATAA
- a CDS encoding GlxA family transcriptional regulator: MKHISVYVPQCSYIEAVSPAYRLFNTANDFLKASGKEPHFHVEFVGLNHDIRAQDGEYTIRINKLLSEVTRTDLVVIPALCGNLRDSVELDRPAIPWMLDMREKGSEIASLCLGAFLLGATGLLDGKKCSTHWAYYEEFKEIYPQIEVVDGTIITDEGKVYSSGGANSIWNLLIYILEKYTSRDIAILAAKYFAIDIDRDNQRAFTIFKGQKNHNDDGILAAQNFIENNYTEKLTITELADIASVSRRSFERRFKNATNNTINEYVRRVRVEAAKRSFEVSRKNVTEVMYDVGYTDTKAFRDVFKKVTGLTPVEYRNKYSKDN, from the coding sequence ATGAAACATATCTCGGTATATGTCCCCCAATGCTCGTACATCGAAGCGGTTTCGCCCGCTTACCGGCTGTTCAACACGGCCAACGACTTTCTGAAAGCATCGGGAAAAGAACCGCATTTCCATGTCGAATTCGTAGGCCTTAACCACGATATCCGGGCGCAGGACGGAGAATACACGATCCGGATCAACAAGCTGCTGAGCGAAGTGACCCGCACCGACCTGGTCGTGATCCCTGCATTATGCGGTAACCTGCGCGACTCCGTGGAGCTCGACCGGCCCGCCATTCCGTGGATGCTCGACATGCGCGAAAAAGGTTCGGAGATTGCGTCGCTCTGCCTCGGGGCGTTCCTGCTCGGTGCTACCGGGCTGCTCGATGGCAAGAAATGCTCTACCCACTGGGCTTATTATGAGGAGTTTAAAGAAATTTATCCGCAGATCGAAGTAGTGGATGGCACCATCATCACGGATGAAGGTAAAGTATATTCCAGCGGCGGCGCCAACTCGATCTGGAACCTGCTGATCTACATCCTCGAAAAATACACCAGCCGCGATATCGCCATCCTTGCCGCCAAGTATTTCGCAATTGACATCGACCGCGACAACCAGCGCGCATTCACGATCTTCAAAGGCCAGAAGAACCACAACGACGACGGTATCCTGGCGGCGCAGAATTTTATCGAGAACAATTACACCGAAAAGCTGACGATCACCGAGCTGGCCGATATTGCCAGCGTAAGCCGCCGCAGCTTCGAGCGGCGTTTCAAGAACGCCACCAATAACACCATTAATGAATACGTGCGTCGCGTGCGCGTCGAGGCGGCCAAACGCAGTTTTGAAGTGTCACGCAAAAATGTAACCGAAGTCATGTACGACGTGGGCTACACCGATACGAAGGCATTTCGGGACGTGTTCAAAAAAGTGACCGGCCTGACGCCCGTCGAGTACCGTAATAAATACAGCAAAGACAATTGA
- a CDS encoding DUF4468 domain-containing protein, whose amino-acid sequence MSKSILIVVLACMISSAHAHSNLKPAMNSKIAYTETVDCGSVSLIDIFRRARLWVSKSAPDSKTLVDDKETGDLVTQGQITITIPRSESSAGGVYKFAYVLSVECANRKYRASLANVEYQESAGRGVPLEIFSQKTENKVAAAELDGKLKALLADLQTNVKDYKPF is encoded by the coding sequence ATGTCAAAATCCATTTTGATCGTCGTGCTCGCATGCATGATCAGCTCCGCGCACGCGCATTCCAATTTGAAACCAGCTATGAACAGCAAAATCGCCTACACCGAAACTGTCGATTGCGGCAGTGTTTCCCTCATCGACATTTTCAGACGCGCCCGCTTGTGGGTCAGCAAGTCGGCGCCGGACAGTAAAACGCTGGTTGACGACAAGGAAACGGGCGATCTGGTTACGCAAGGGCAAATTACCATTACCATTCCAAGGTCGGAAAGTAGTGCGGGCGGTGTTTACAAATTTGCTTATGTACTTTCCGTCGAATGCGCCAACCGCAAATACCGTGCGTCGCTGGCGAATGTCGAGTACCAGGAATCCGCCGGCCGGGGAGTGCCGCTCGAAATTTTCAGCCAAAAAACGGAGAACAAAGTCGCTGCCGCCGAGCTCGATGGCAAACTCAAAGCGCTACTCGCCGATTTGCAGACGAACGTAAAGGATTACAAGCCGTTCTGA
- a CDS encoding DUF3592 domain-containing protein, producing MMETSKGVPGFALFTLLFFTVGAVFAVISYTIYRNNQNLIEHGIETTGVVIDLHRLKPREYPLAPSIRFVKKGGSEHVFHSSEARNPPAYQIGEQVTLYYDPADPDNVHLEGNYLFVYVFAGMAAMFWLFSIWNIGSAVREIFQWIAG from the coding sequence ATGATGGAAACAAGTAAAGGAGTTCCCGGCTTTGCGCTGTTCACGCTTCTGTTTTTCACAGTAGGCGCGGTTTTCGCGGTGATATCGTATACCATTTACCGTAACAATCAGAACCTGATCGAACACGGCATTGAAACTACCGGCGTCGTGATCGACCTGCATCGGCTGAAACCGCGGGAATATCCGCTGGCGCCGTCCATCCGGTTTGTCAAAAAAGGCGGCTCCGAGCACGTTTTTCACAGCTCGGAAGCCCGCAACCCGCCCGCATACCAGATCGGCGAACAGGTGACACTTTACTATGATCCCGCCGACCCGGACAATGTCCATTTGGAAGGAAACTATCTCTTCGTATATGTGTTTGCCGGCATGGCAGCAATGTTCTGGTTGTTTTCGATCTGGAATATCGGCTCGGCGGTGAGGGAGATATTCCAATGGATTGCCGGCTGA
- a CDS encoding VOC family protein has translation MAIYPFLTFNGNCREAMRFYQSCFGGELHFTYLGDTPDGKLFPLEIRQLVLHARLESEHVRLFASDLGDEEGVASGNSISLWISIAAPRQLKSVFQKLAREGEITAPLSPSILKGQWATLTDRYAVQWIFSAASGTGNE, from the coding sequence ATGGCGATTTACCCCTTCCTTACATTCAACGGCAATTGCAGAGAGGCGATGCGCTTTTACCAGTCGTGTTTCGGGGGCGAGCTGCATTTCACGTACCTGGGCGACACGCCCGACGGAAAGCTGTTCCCGCTGGAAATCCGGCAGCTGGTGCTGCACGCGAGGTTGGAATCGGAGCATGTGAGGCTGTTTGCGTCCGATCTGGGTGACGAGGAAGGGGTAGCTTCGGGGAACAGCATTTCGCTGTGGATCAGCATTGCCGCTCCCCGGCAGTTGAAATCGGTATTTCAAAAGCTGGCGCGAGAGGGCGAAATCACCGCACCGCTCTCGCCCTCCATTCTCAAAGGCCAATGGGCCACACTCACCGATCGCTACGCGGTACAATGGATTTTTTCAGCCGCAAGTGGAACGGGGAATGAGTGA